A genome region from Nicotiana tabacum cultivar K326 chromosome 13, ASM71507v2, whole genome shotgun sequence includes the following:
- the LOC107824314 gene encoding peroxidase 5-like, giving the protein MDSKGYNCSVIALVSCLVLSLSVSSLAKKQPHCPLKVGFYQHTCPSAESIVRNVVYKAVSRNPGIAAGLIRLHFHDCFVRGCDASVLLDGPNSEKESVANKNSLRGFEVIDAAKAKLEAACPGTVSCADILAFAARDSSYKVGKINYAVQAGRRDGRVSIKDEALANLPSPFVGVKELIKNFARKGMSVDEMVTLSGAHSIGIAHCAIFASRLYPQNKQQNLPIDPEYAKMLKSICPPEALTNGTGVANPANLDVLTPNKLDNRYYMDLKSKKGLLVSDQTLMSNPKTAKMVNFNARYGRVWGKKFADAMVHMGTLDVLTGWKGEIRKNCHFVN; this is encoded by the exons ATggattcaaagggctacaattgTTCAGTTATTGCACTAGTTTCTTGCCTGGTTTTATCCCTTTCAGTCTCTTCCTTGGCAAAAAAACAACCACACTGTCCACTTAAAGTAGGTTTCTATCAACATACTTGTCCCTCTGCTGAATCCATTGTGAGAAATGTTGTGTACAAAGCCGTTTCGCGTAATCCAGGCATAGCTGCTGGCCTTATCAGGCTACATTTTCATGACTGCTTTGTGAGG GGATGTGATGCATCTGTGCTATTGGATGGACCAAATTCAGAAAAGGAAAGTGTAGCGAACAAAAACAGCTTACGAGGTTTTGAGGTGATTGATGCAGCTAAAGCTAAGCTTGAGGCTGCATGCCCGGGAACTGTCTCGTGTGCAGACATTCTCGCCTTTGCTGCTCGTGACAGTTCTTACAAAGTTGGGAAAATAAACTATGCTGTCCAAGCAGGACGTCGTGATGGGCGTGTTTCTATCAAGGACGAGGCCTTAGCCAATCTTCCCTCTCCATTTGTTGGTGTCAAGGAACTGATCAAGAATTTTGCAAGAAAAGGGATGTCGGTTGATGAAATGGTGACCCTCTCTGGTGCACATTCTATTGGTATTGCTCATTGTGCTATTTTTGCAAGTCGACTATACCCTCAAAACAAGCAACAAAATCTGCCAATTGATCCTGAATATGCAAAAATGTTAAAGTCCATTTGCCCACCAGAAGCACTTACAAATGGAACAGGAGTCGCTAACCCTGCTAATCTTGATGTTCTAACACCAAACAAATTGGATAATAGATACTACATGGATTTGAAGAGTAAGAAGGGGCTATTAGTTTCTGATCAAACATTGATGAGTAATCCTAAAACTGCAAAAATGGTGAACTTCAACGCGAGATATGGGCGCGTGTGGGGTAAGAAATTCGCAGATGCAATGGTGCATATGGGTACCTTGGATGTTCTCACAGGGTGGAAGGGTGAAATCAGGAAGAACTGCCATTTTGTTAACTAA
- the LOC142167812 gene encoding uncharacterized protein LOC142167812 — MTLSGAVQSWLKCLDNEPATVGVFVSAVASAVEDTQSNLMDQMLDEMPPYCSKVFDPRPSAATVILAAMVLYLTNGQLEEDHLFIECPQLVESGILGSAIAFQVNFTKQFVCDGDWRGKFQVARFTQLQNTLAWR; from the exons ATGACACTGTCCGGAGCTGTTCAAAGTTGGCTCAAATGTCTTGATAATGAACCAGCAACTGTAGGGGTCTTTGTTTCTGCAGTTGCATCAGCTGTAGAAGATACACAGTCAAACCTTATGGACCAGATGCTTGACGAAATGCCTCCTTACTGCTCCAAGGTGTTCGATCCTAGGCCATCAGCTGCAACTGTCATTCTCGCGGCAATGGTACTTTATTTGACAAATGGACAATTAGAAGAGGACCATTTATTCATTGAATGTCCTCAACTGGTTGAATCTGGAATTCTAGGTTCGGCGATTGCATTTCAAGTGAATTTCACAAAGCAATTTGTTTGTGATGGTGATTGGAGAGGCAAATTTCAGGTTGCCAGATTTACTCAACTTCAG AACACTTTGGCTTGGCGATAA
- the LOC107824312 gene encoding copper transport protein ATX1 isoform X2, which yields MSCQGCVGAVKRVLGKMEGVENFDIDLKEQKVTVKGNVQPEAVLQTVSKTGKPTSFWEAGERAQTEEKPAEAVGTA from the exons ATGTCATGCCAAGGCTGTGTCGGGGCTGTAAAGAGGGTGTTGGGGAAAATGGAAG GTGTAGAAAACTTTGACATTGATCTGAAGGAGCAAAAAGTGACTGTAAAGGGCAATGTTCAACCAGAAGCTGTTCTCCAGACCGTCTCAAAGACTGGAAAACCAACATCTTTCTGGGAAGCAGGGGAACGGGCTCAAACAGAAGAAAAGCCTGCAGAAGCTGTTGGTACAGCTTGA
- the LOC107824313 gene encoding uncharacterized protein LOC107824313: MAKQFNVPPVVFPSDGNVGAQHRRPPTAPFQPPKSSNRSIPFMSFDVTSVAASTSFSTPHFASTTIGSGGSTGFEDEPPLLEELGINTKQIYQKTLSILNPFKIKSDLHEDGDLSGPFIFLMSFGLFQLLAGKIHFGIILGWVVVASLFLYVVFNMLEGRNGNLDLYRCVSLIGYCMLPIVILSAISLFLPGGLVIKVLTGVFVVWATRVCTRLLVELASCGDEHRGLIAYACFLIYMLFSLLVIF, encoded by the coding sequence ATGGCGAAACAATTTAACGTTCCGCCGGTTGTTTTCCCCTCCGACGGAAACGTGGGCGCACAACACCGCCGTCCTCCGACAGCGCCGTTTCAGCCGCCGAAATCTTCAAACCGTAGCATCCCTTTCATGTCCTTCGACGTTACCTCGGTGGCTGCGTCCACTTCATTTTCAACTCCTCATTTCGCCTCTACCACCATCGGCAGCGGCGGCTCAACTGGCTTTGAAGATGAGCCGCCGTTACTAGAGGAACTCGGGATCAACACAAAGCAAATTTACCAAAAGACCCTGTCCATTCTCAATCCATTTAAAATCAAATCAGATCTTCATGAAGACGGTGACTTATCCGGGccatttatatttttaatgtcatttgggcttTTCCAATTACTAGCTGGAAAGATTCATTTTGGGATCATATTGGGCTGGGTTGTAGTGGCTTCGTTGTTTCTCTACGTAGTGTTCAATATGCTTGAGGGTCGAAATGGGAACCTGGATTTATACAGATGTGTTAGCCTGATTGGCTATTGTATGTTGCCAATTGTGATATTATCCGCGATTTCACTGTTTTTGCCTGGTGGATTGGTAATCAAGGTGTTAACGGGAGTTTTTGTTGTATGGGCCACACGGGTTTGTACGAGGCTTTTGGTTGAGCTGGCTTCTTGTGGAGACGAGCATCGTGGGCTGATTGCGTATGCTTGTTTCTTGATTTACATGCTTTTCTCTTTGCTAGTGATATTTTGA
- the LOC107824312 gene encoding copper transport protein ATX1 isoform X1: MSQTVVLKVGMSCQGCVGAVKRVLGKMEGVENFDIDLKEQKVTVKGNVQPEAVLQTVSKTGKPTSFWEAGERAQTEEKPAEAVGTA; this comes from the exons ATGTCTCAG ACTGTTGTTCTCAAGGTTGGCATGTCATGCCAAGGCTGTGTCGGGGCTGTAAAGAGGGTGTTGGGGAAAATGGAAG GTGTAGAAAACTTTGACATTGATCTGAAGGAGCAAAAAGTGACTGTAAAGGGCAATGTTCAACCAGAAGCTGTTCTCCAGACCGTCTCAAAGACTGGAAAACCAACATCTTTCTGGGAAGCAGGGGAACGGGCTCAAACAGAAGAAAAGCCTGCAGAAGCTGTTGGTACAGCTTGA